One Shewanella sp. MR-4 DNA window includes the following coding sequences:
- the gltX gene encoding glutamate--tRNA ligase, giving the protein MTTKTRFAPSPTGFLHVGGARTALYSWLQARANNGEFVLRIEDTDIERSTQAACDAILEGMNWLGLTWDEGPYYQTKRFDRYNEIIAQMLEQGTAYKCYCSRERIDALREAQAANGEAQKYDGCCRDLPARDTDEPFVVRFKNPIGGSVVFDDHVRGRIEFSNDALDDLIIARTDGVPTYNFCVVVDDWDMGITCVVRGEDHINNTPRQINILKALGAPIPEYAHVSMILGDDGAKLSKRHGAVSVMQYRDDGYLPEALLNYLVRLGWSHGDQEVFSLEEMKQLFKLDDINKAPSAFNTEKLVWLNQHYIKTLDPEYVASHLQWHMDDQKIDTSNGPALSAVVTALAERAKTLKELAASSRYFYEDFAEFDAEQAKKHLRGVALEPLQLVQQKLAALTEWTVEAIHQAIEATATELEVGMGKVGMPLRVAVTGAGQSPGLDITLFLIGKVRSEQRISKAIEFVADRINS; this is encoded by the coding sequence ATGACAACTAAGACGCGTTTTGCCCCAAGCCCAACAGGCTTTTTGCACGTGGGCGGTGCCCGTACAGCTCTTTATTCTTGGTTACAAGCTCGTGCCAATAATGGCGAGTTTGTTTTACGTATCGAAGATACGGATATTGAACGTTCTACTCAGGCTGCATGTGATGCCATTTTAGAGGGCATGAACTGGTTAGGTCTGACGTGGGATGAGGGCCCGTACTATCAAACTAAGCGTTTTGATCGTTATAACGAAATCATCGCGCAGATGTTAGAGCAGGGCACAGCTTATAAATGTTATTGCTCGCGTGAACGTATCGATGCTTTAAGAGAAGCACAAGCGGCAAATGGCGAAGCACAAAAATACGATGGTTGCTGCCGTGACTTGCCGGCGCGTGACACTGACGAGCCTTTTGTTGTGCGTTTTAAAAACCCCATCGGCGGTTCAGTGGTATTTGATGACCATGTCCGTGGCCGTATCGAGTTTTCAAACGATGCATTAGATGATCTGATCATTGCCCGTACCGATGGCGTACCTACTTATAACTTCTGTGTGGTTGTTGACGATTGGGATATGGGGATCACTTGTGTGGTTCGCGGTGAAGACCATATCAACAACACGCCACGTCAAATCAACATCCTTAAAGCATTAGGCGCGCCTATTCCTGAATATGCCCACGTGTCGATGATTTTAGGGGATGACGGTGCCAAGTTGTCTAAGCGTCACGGTGCGGTAAGCGTAATGCAATACCGTGATGATGGTTACCTGCCAGAAGCACTGCTTAACTATTTAGTTCGCTTAGGTTGGTCACATGGCGATCAAGAAGTGTTCTCTTTAGAAGAAATGAAGCAGCTCTTTAAGTTAGACGACATCAACAAAGCGCCTTCGGCTTTTAATACCGAAAAACTGGTTTGGTTAAACCAACACTATATTAAGACACTTGATCCTGAATATGTGGCTAGCCATTTACAGTGGCACATGGACGATCAAAAGATCGATACCTCAAATGGCCCAGCTTTATCTGCGGTAGTGACTGCATTGGCTGAACGCGCTAAGACCTTAAAAGAGTTAGCCGCTTCTAGCCGTTACTTCTATGAAGACTTCGCAGAGTTCGATGCTGAGCAAGCGAAAAAGCACTTACGTGGTGTCGCACTTGAGCCATTGCAATTAGTGCAACAAAAACTGGCAGCATTAACTGAGTGGACTGTTGAAGCTATCCACCAAGCAATTGAAGCTACCGCGACCGAATTAGAAGTCGGTATGGGTAAAGTGGGTATGCCATTACGTGTCGCTGTGACAGGTGCAGGGCAGTCTCCTGGCTTAGATATCACCTTATTCTTAATAGGAAAGGTGCGTTCTGAGCAAAGAATATCCAAAGCGATTGAATTTGTAGCAGATAGAATAAATTCCTAA